In Leptospira levettii, the genomic window GGGATTTTATACGTGATTCCATTCCAATTAGATAATTCCGCAGATATCCTCCCACTGGCATCACCATCAATCAGGAATAAGGTGATTTTTTTAGGGAAAGGTTTCATGAGATTACTGGTTGAACGCCAAGTTGACTCTTAAAATAATCCACAGTCTCTTCTTGATGTCCAAAGTGTCCACCAGATGCTGGATGGTAGAGCCAATACAATGGAATTTTACTGACTTTGTGTAGGAATTTCTCCCATCGTTTATCTTTAGGCTCACTTTCATCTTTTTGGAAATACTTTTCGATATCTGCTTCAACCTTAGCCTCACCATTGAAAATTATAATTACATCTGGAGAAAAAGCTGAATGCATCACATCCAAATCATCAAAAGATACACTGAGTTTTTTTAATTTATTATAGAGTTTTCTACTGAGGGAAGTCTTTCCTTTTACATGTTTATACGACTGTAATACATTGGTATTTCCCCAAGCAAAATCCTGTAAATGCAGTTTAAAATCTTCCTTACTTAAATCAAATTCCATACCTTTGAGTGCAAGATGAAGCTTAAATATAAGATTCCAAAATGGAGAAGTATTCCCGTTCTCTTTCAACCAGCCTATCATTTCATTATTCTTCAATGATGTAGTAGATTGAAAGATTTGTTCAGTTATATTTTTGTTAAATTCTTCTTCATCTATTAAAAAACTTAACCTTTTCCAATCTCGTACATCGATTCCCAAATAAAGTATTTTTCTTTTAGCTGTTGGATACTCTGCTCCAAAACCAGGAATATGTATGGATGGGATATCAACTAGATAGTCAGTCAATTCGGGAAGTTCGTGAAAAAGTTTGTCTCGAAAGTCTATGTATAAGGGTTTGTAGGTCTCAATTAGCTTTTGTTGTAAAATATTATCCATTTAAACTCAATCTCCAGAATTAATGCATCTCTTATGGGTAGGTTTATTTCATTTGTTCGCTAGCAGTTTTCTTGTTTTCAACGTATGGAATGGAAATAAGGATTGGTTTGTCAGATTTTACACCTTTCCCATATACTAGAGCATGTAATGGTCTTAAATTCGGTATTAAATTGATTTGATTTTGACCATAAACTTGGCTTAGAAACTCTAAACTGGTCTTGTCGATAATTTTAAATGTAATAAACGTATTGCATTGAGATAAGATTGTTTTGCTTACCAATGCAGTCCTTTGTGATACTACTACAAGTCCAACGTTGTATTTTCTTCCCTGTAGAGCAATTTGTGATATCCTTCCAACTACAGCATCTGTATCACTTCTATCATTTCTATAGAGATTAAATTCTGGTGCAATTGTATGTGCTTCCTCTAATACTATTAAAATCTGTTTATTCTTGGATCGATTTTTCTTAGCCCATTGAAAAATTGCAGATAAATATAATTCAGTAATACGAAGAGTTGCTCTAGTATTTGAAATATCATTTAATTCAAAAATTGATAAGTTAACTTTCGATTTCAAAAAATGATTAACTTCTTTATTAACTATAGATACGCACTCTTTAAAGAATTGATTAAATCTTGCTTTTTCTTTGGAGGCACTATATTCACCAGTTTCAATGTCTTCTAATAGTTGACTTGTTGTTTCAGGTAATTCATCCTTTAATCCAATTTTGCTTGGTTTAAATGATTTTAATCGTTGGGCGTAATCACCAGTTAGGTCAAAACAAATTATTTTCGTATCTTTATCTAATCCTTCTTTTATTAAATCGAAAACGACTTCGGTTTTTCCCATTCCAGTAATTCCTAATATGGCGGTATGAAATTTGGCTAGTGATTTGAAATCAAATTTAACTGGTTTAAATGTTCCTGGAATGTTGCCCAAACTAAAATAATTATTTTTCTTAGCTTTCTTTGTGTAGTTGAACTTAAATACTGGTGTATTCATTTCGGGAAGCCATGGAAACCAAGTATATTCCCCGCTATTGTCTTCTATACCAATTTGTGTAGCTTTAGCGACTCTACTACCGTATGGATTTTCTTTAAAAACTTCCTCCTTAGTCTTTGCTTCAATAATTTGATAGTATACGATTTTTTCACTAATTTTACAAAAAAGGATCATTCCTTCTTCAAGAATGGAATCAGAAGATATTTCGATTTTTATTTCTTGAATCGAAGAATCTTCAATTATGAACCCGATTAAAGTCCCATCTACGTTTGAACCAATAAATTTTTGTATGATTTCATTCGGTGATGGTAAATTGTCGCTGTGATAGACATACCCAGGTATCTCACCGACTATCTCCTGAAAATTATCGGAAAAGAATATACCTGTTCCGATTAATTTGTCATTAAAGTTTTGATAGAATAGAGGTAAGATATATCCTGCATTGGAATCCAAGAGAGTGGTTTTTTTTGCATGTTTCGAATTCCATTGGATTGGTGCTGATAAAATTACTCTTACGATGTTTGGGCTATCGATTCGAGATAATTTACCTACCACTTTTAAATCTTCTTTATCTTTTTTGAAAATATTAAATGTATATTTTAAGAACAATATCAAATTTTCAATAGGTTGAAAAAAGATTATTAACATCCAAAATGAAACGAGGAGAATTGTATCGTTTTCTGATGATTTATAATATCCAAAAATACTATATAAAGCAAGTGGCGAAAATATTAATTCAGGTTTAGATAAAAAGTAAATCAATCTATTGGTGATCGATTTAGATTTCGTAAATCCTTCGTTTTTTAATGAATATGCATTGTAAATGCCTGTAAAAAATAAAATTATGCTTAAAATCGTACAGATATGAATTAAAAAGATTAAAGATGGAAAATTATTGTAACTTGAATTTAGGTCTAACGTCGCTGAGGAAACGAATCCAGTTATTCCAAGGCTAATAGCATCGACTGCTTTTGAGAAAAAGGGAGCAGATAGTAGTCGGTAGGTTTGTAAACCTAATAAGCTTATAATCCAAATATTTTCTCCGTTGCCTGATATGCCGAATATACCAGTTAGGTAGTATTGCACCAAAAGAGATATTATTAGATACGAAAATAGGATTATAATTCTGGTAATGAAATTAAAGTCGTTTTTTCTTGAACTGTGCATAAGTTTTATTGAAGTTTAACTCTCGATCTTATCATAGTTTCCCCATACCCCCTCACACCAACCGTATCTTCCCAGTTAGTAGCACCTGCATCAATCCCTGTTTGATTCCCTTCGCTTTCTCCACCTTCTGTTCCAATACCTCAATTTCTTCATCCATTTCGGACAAAACATTCGCAATGGCTTCTTGTTCTAGTAGGTTTTCAGGAAAGCTACAATCTAAATCTTTGTATATTTCGCTACTTAGATTACCCTGTCCACCTTGCAAGAATGTAGATAAAATATATCTTTTCATTAGAGTAAGTTTATAAAATAAGAATTTTGAACTCTTATTCTTAATTAAAATTGCAAGAACCGCTTGATTAATGGCTGAAGTGATAAATGAGATTGCGGTAACTCCAGCAGTAGCCCCATATAAAGCGACTAAAACTGTTCCAGGTGTAACCATTTTACAGGCTGAGTTTTCATAACCTAAATTAGATATTCTTCCTTCTACGTCTTTTATATGATATTTATTCAAATCACTGGATGTGATCCAATTAATATGTCCATTGTAGTAATTTGGATTTGACGTGTTTGGTGTCCCGCCTGAATACATAATAGCCACATCCCCCAAACGTTTCACTTCCCAATCCTCTGGAATCAGTCCCACCTCACTGTCTTTCCATCCTTTCCCTTCACCAAATCCAGGCAGACGGCGTTTCCCCGTTAACAGCTCTTGCATGGTTCCTTGTTTGATGAGTTTTTTCTTTTCAATTTGGGCTTCGAGGGATTCGAGCCAAGCATCGGTGTCGGATAGCACAGTGGCAATGGCTTCTTGTTCATCAAGAGTGGGGGGAAGGGGGATGTAAAACTTTCTTTGAGTTAGGATTGGAACCTGCATTCTCGTTGATTGATACATAACAGGTTTGTATTGGTTTATGAAATAAGTAGATTTTAAGTTATAAAAAAAGTATTTGTATCGTAATTTAGAATTATTTATTCTGAAGCATGTAACCGTAGTACTACAAACACCATAGTTGCTTGGATGATTGAACAATGCAACTGGACCAACTGTAGCATTGTGGGCAAATAATATATCATTATTTCTTAGAAAACCCTTTCTGAATTTTCCAACCCTTTCTGGAGTTAATTTTTTACATTCATTAAAATTGATTCTATTGCCTTCGAAATCTGTTGCACCGACAAATGGGACTCCTTCGCTTACAAATTCTTGACTTCTCGGATATAGCTCTCCATGATTTCCATCGAGGTGTTCTATTATTAAACCTTCAGATATTAACTTATCTATTGTCTTCAGTTCCCAATCTTCGGGAATCAAACCAACTTCGGATTCTTTAAACTTCCCCTTCATATCCCAAACCCCATCTTTGTTAGATGATTTTTCACCTTCGCTTCTAGGTCTTTTGTTGTTTTCTCCAAATCCTGCAAGGGTTGTTCATACCGTTCCGCAAGTTCTTTGATTCGTTTGGTTAAGTTCTGGCTAATGCGATTTCGTTCGGAGTGGACATCTTCCGAGAGTTTGGCAAACCACTTAGAATCTACCACAAGGGATTTGATTTCGGTTTCTTTTAGGCTTTGGTAACGCTCTTGAAGCTTCGTTTGCAAATCAGCTTGACCTTGTTTGACTTTAGAATTTAGATCAGAGACTTGGTTTGCCACTGATAGATATTGGTTCAGGAGTTCGATTTCTTCCTTGGCTTCTTTGTCCGATTGGATTTGTTTCAAACGAGCCTGCACTAACTTAGGTGTAATCGTGTCTTTGTCTGTTTTTGCCTCAGAAAGGAGTCCTTCATCGCCACCGTGTTCTTCTGCCAGTTCTTCCAATTGCAAAGAGAGACTATCTCGTTCCGACTCCCAAGTTTCGATTGCCTCTTTTTCCTTTCCAAAATAAACATCTAAGAGAATTGATTTAGGAATCAGTTTCCCTTCAAACTCTTTGGACTTGCCAAGGGATTCTGTTTCCTTGCCAACCTTCCATCCCTCATCCACGAGGAGATACACATCGTCTTGCATGGTATCCAACCAATACGTCATTAGGTGTTGGTAGATATCATATGCATCGACAAGAGGTGTTTTGGAAAAAGCAGAAAGTAGACTTTCACTAAAGGAATGGATAAACTCTTTTGGTTTCGTATTCTTTCCAATGGAATGACAAAGACTTTCCTGTTCCTTCTTCCACTTGGTAAAGGTAGTTTCAATTTGGTTTCCAAATTTGACAAACTCAGGGTGTTCGTAGATTTTTGTTTTGATCTCTTCCTTACTGCATTTCAGGTTATAAAATCCTTTTCTTGCATGGGGAACAAATAAGGTCTCTTTTAGACCTTTATAGACTTCCCAAAAAGGAGATAGGGCATCCACATCCATTTCAGGAATCCCACCTTGCAAATGGGCTTCTATGTTTTGGATGTCTTCAGGTTCACTGCTATCAATATAACGAGGGATATTTAGATTGTATTCTTTCTCAGCAATCTCTTTCAGACTCACCTTACGGCTGTATTTTGGAATTTCGATGCGATTGGTAAAGACATCTACAATCTTATGAATGTCTTGTTCCCGAAGTCGATTTTTATTTCCGTCTTTTTCAAATCCCTTGGACGCATCGACAATGAAGAGGTCTTTTCTCGACTCAGCATCTTCTTTGTTGATCACAAGGATACAAGCAGGAATCCCAGTTCCATAAAACAAGTTGGCAGGAAGTCCAATGATCCCTTCGATATAACCCTTTTGGATCAGTTTTTTACGAATCTCGGCTTCTGCATTCCCCCGAAACAAAACACCATGGGGGAGAATGATCGCACCCTTACCATTGCTTTTCAAACTCCGAATGGCATGGAGTAAAAAGGCAAAGTCTCCATTCTTCTGAGGGGGAATTCCAAAATCCTGAAATCTCCCATAACGGTCGTTTAAGGGATCAAGACCATTGCTCCATGCCTTAAAGGAAAACGGTGGATTGGCGACAAAGAAATCAAATTGTTTGAGTTCCCCTTTGTCTGTTACATATAAAGGATTGGCAAGTGTGTTCCCTTGTTTGATCTCTGCTGTAGGATTGTCATGGAGGATCATGTTCATTCTGGCAAGTGAAGACGTTGCCACGTCCATCTCCTGCCCATAGAGAGTGATTTTACCTGCCTCAGCAGACACTTTGAGTAGGAGCGAACCCGATCCGCATGTGGGGTCATAAGCAGTTTTGCTAGATTTATCAGCAGAGGACACATGGATGATTTTTGCCATAATCCTACTCACTTCCGCAGGTGTATAAAACTGACCCTTACTCTTACCACTTTCGGTAGCAAAATGCCTCATGAGAAACTCATATGCATCACCTAAAATATCATCACCTTCAGCTATATTACCCGAAAAGTCGAGAGCAGGATTTTCAAAAATAGCAATAAGCTTTGTCAACTTTACCACCATCTCTTTTCCACTGCCCAATTTATTTACATCGTTAAAATCAGGAAAATCAGAGATTTTGTTCGCCTCACCGAGGGGTCCCAGTATCTTCTTATTGATATCGTCACCAATACTTGGCTTTCCTTTAAGGTTGATCATATCTTGAAAAGAGCTACCCTTAGGAACCGTAATGGGAGAGAAAGCCTGTCCTGCATATTTATCCGAGATGTATTTGATAAACAGCATCACAAGAACATAATCCTTGTATTGTGATGCATCCATCCCACCACGAAGTTCGTCGCAAGATTTCCAAAGAGATGAGTATAATTCCGATTTTTTGATTGCCATAGTTTATCGTCAGAGTCTTATATTTCCAAAAATTCTGCAATTGTTTCATGGTAAACGAGGGGTAGGACAAACAAGGCTGGGACTAATATTTTAATTTAAATATCACAATTTTATGCAATAAAATCCAGCTTTTGTGATACTTAAAGAAGATACACAGATTGCAAGTTCTGTATACGTTATCAATGGGAATTGACAAATAGTAGGAAACATCCTAAAATTCGAATCCTTGCATATAAAAGCCCTTTAAGATAAGAGAATTCAATTCAAATAGGAAAACCAATGTTAGCATTTACCAAAAAACCAGTTTCAATTCTTTTTATGACTACCTTCTTCTTCCTCAGTTGTAATTTTGAGAGTTATATCTCACTATCCTTGGAAGAAATCCAAAAACTCATCCGTTCTAAAGAGAAAAAGGGAATTTTGTTTCCTGCTACCATCAAACTGGAAGTAAGTGGTACCGAAAGTTGTGAACGTGACAAAGTGAAAATCACAGACTATGTAAATGACTACCTCATTGAACCGAAAGAAGGAGTCTGCACCAACGACAGTGACAAAATGAAAACCTATCTGGAAATTGAAGGGAAAGTAAAACTGGTCAACGATGAAAGTCTTCTAGCGGATGACATCCATCTTGTTAGTTTTTCTGCCTTCGAAAAAGACAAAGAACTAAAACTATCCCTCCACCTCAATAATAACAGTTTCCAATCCATTTCCGCATTCACCCAAAGAGAATTTTGGGCAAAATTAGAGCCGAAAGACTTATCTATCCAGATTTACCTTTCCAACAATACAAACCAAGATATGTCGATGAACTGTCGCAGTTGTTATCTCAATGGCACACCAAAACCATTCAGGGGCACAACCAACTTTCCAAAAGATTCCGAAGTCACAGTGAAACTCTCTACAATCTTTGTAGAATCCATCTTGGAGAACGGAAACGACACCGTTGTTTCTTTCCAAAGTAAAGACAATCTAGATACACAAACAAAAAGCAAATAGGAAAACAATGAAATGAAACAAATGAAATTAATAATTTTAGGTCTTCTCTGGTTCACTTCAACAGGCTGTTTGGATATTTTCCAAACCATTGAAATTGGAAAGGACAATGTGCTTACAAGTTTCATGCGATTAAAAATCTATATCAAAGAAGAAAAACAAAACTTTGTTCCGAGAGATAAAACTTTGTCTTTGAAAGATTACCCAGGTGTCAAGATTCAATCGAAGGTAATCTCAAATGACAATTACCAAGGTATGGATATTTCGTATTCAATACCAGTTTCAAAGTTGAAATCTAATATATCGAGTTTAACTCAGGAAATCTACCAACCGCCAATTATTGATAAAAACGGACAACTGATCTTCGTATTTTCTACTGATAAGAAGAATTTGGAAAATGCAAAAAAGGGAGAAGATGATCGAATGGCAGAGGGCATTCTTGGAATGTTTTCTTATAAGATGTATTTCCCTTCTGATTGGAAACCAAAATCTGCCGTGATACGTATATTTGATTCTAATCAAAGCATATCTCTCGATGTAATTCCCGCAGGAAATGGTGTTCTCGTTGATTTCCCAATGCGTTATGTAATTGCAGGATCTATTTTAACTTTATCAAAAACGGAAAAGGTAGATACAAGTTTAGCCAAAGAATCCATCGATAAAAACATAAAAGAAAAAGAAATAGCCAGAAAAAAAGAAGAGGAAGAGCGAAAGAAAGAACAAGAATTGGAAAGAAAAAGGCAAGAAGAATATGAAAAAGAGGAAGCCAAGAGGGAAGCGGAACGAAAGAAACAACAAGAGATTGATGATAGCAATGATGGGGAAGAGGAGTGAACTAGACTGAAGCTGATTTCCTTAGAATATATGAAAAATTTGAGAATTAATTATCAAAAAAGTCAGATTTTCTAATCTTTATTGAATTTTAGTATTGCAGGTGTTTGATGGCATTAGACTATTGCTCGATTACGAGGTGTCCTTGAATGAGAGTATTGGTCTGTTTTTTATTGATGATTTCCTTGCCTCTATATATCCAAGCCGAGACAAAATGTCCGTTAAAGTTTGAAACTGATTATATTTTGGAAGATGGAATAAATATTAGGCGTTTAACAGCTGGCTCTACCGAAATTATTTTTAAATATGATTCGGTTAGTGAATTCTCCGAAGGCTTATTAAGAGTAAAATTAAACGGAAAATCTGGCTTTGTTGATGAATCTGGAAAAGTAGTTATTGACCCACAATTTGAAGATGCAAACGGCTTTGTCGGAGGATTAGCGCCAGTTAGATTAAACGATAAATGGGGCTATATAGAAAGAACGGGAAAAGTTGTTATAGAGCCTCAGTTTGGGTTGAATAATTCCTTTTGGGATGATCTGGCAGCAATCAAAGAAAAGAATAAATGGGGTTTTATAAATAAGGCTGGGAAAATAGTTATTGAACCGCAGTTCGATAAAGCATTTGTTTTTAGTGAAGGTTTAGTTGGCGTAGAAATTAATGGTAAATGGGGTTTTGTTGATAAAACTGGAAAAGTTGTCATAAAGCCTCAATTCGATAATACGTATGGTTTTAAAGAAGGTCTTGCTAGAATTGAAATGAACAATAAGTGGGGTTTTATAGATACATCTGGTAGAATAGTAGTAGAACCTCAGTTTGATTTTGTTTTTGATTTCTATAATGGATTAGCGTCCGTGAAGTTAGACTATGAATGGGGTGCTATAGATACTACAGGAAAATTTATTGTAAAACCACAGTTTAGTTCAAGTTTATATTTTCAGGATGGACTCGCTAAGATTGAGGTAAACGGAAGGTATGGTTATATAGATACGTCTGGAAAAATTGCTATTAAACCTACTTTTGAGGATTCGGAAAGTTTCACAGAAGCTTTAGCTCCAGTAAGATTAAATAAAAAGTGGGGATATATAAATAAGGTTGGAAAAATAGTGATAAAAGAACAATTTGAAAACGTAAAACGTTTCGAGGATGGACTAGCTGCTGTTAAAATTAATTATAAATGGGGCTTTATAAATACATCTGGAAGGGTAGTTATTGAACCTATCTTTGATGATGTACTTGGATTTAAGGGTGGTTTGATTAAGGTGAAAATGAAAGACAAATGGGGCTTTGCTAAAATTTTGAATTGTATTTAAAATAGTTTTAAATTTTTTCCTAGAGAAGTAGTGTTTCTTGGAAACTTTGATTATCTAGTTTTAAAGCTTCTATTTCGAAAGTAAATAAAGTTAAAGAAAATAGTGTTAAACGATCAGATCGAA contains:
- a CDS encoding restriction endonuclease subunit S, producing MKGKFKESEVGLIPEDWELKTIDKLISEGLIIEHLDGNHGELYPRSQEFVSEGVPFVGATDFEGNRINFNECKKLTPERVGKFRKGFLRNNDILFAHNATVGPVALFNHPSNYGVCSTTVTCFRINNSKLRYKYFFYNLKSTYFINQYKPVMYQSTRMQVPILTQRKFYIPLPPTLDEQEAIATVLSDTDAWLESLEAQIEKKKLIKQGTMQELLTGKRRLPGFGEGKGWKDSEVGLIPEDWEVKRLGDVAIMYSGGTPNTSNPNYYNGHINWITSSDLNKYHIKDVEGRISNLGYENSACKMVTPGTVLVALYGATAGVTAISFITSAINQAVLAILIKNKSSKFLFYKLTLMKRYILSTFLQGGQGNLSSEIYKDLDCSFPENLLEQEAIANVLSEMDEEIEVLEQKVEKAKGIKQGLMQVLLTGKIRLV
- a CDS encoding DUF7424 family protein, with the translated sequence MLAFTKKPVSILFMTTFFFLSCNFESYISLSLEEIQKLIRSKEKKGILFPATIKLEVSGTESCERDKVKITDYVNDYLIEPKEGVCTNDSDKMKTYLEIEGKVKLVNDESLLADDIHLVSFSAFEKDKELKLSLHLNNNSFQSISAFTQREFWAKLEPKDLSIQIYLSNNTNQDMSMNCRSCYLNGTPKPFRGTTNFPKDSEVTVKLSTIFVESILENGNDTVVSFQSKDNLDTQTKSK
- a CDS encoding type I restriction-modification system subunit M, producing MAIKKSELYSSLWKSCDELRGGMDASQYKDYVLVMLFIKYISDKYAGQAFSPITVPKGSSFQDMINLKGKPSIGDDINKKILGPLGEANKISDFPDFNDVNKLGSGKEMVVKLTKLIAIFENPALDFSGNIAEGDDILGDAYEFLMRHFATESGKSKGQFYTPAEVSRIMAKIIHVSSADKSSKTAYDPTCGSGSLLLKVSAEAGKITLYGQEMDVATSSLARMNMILHDNPTAEIKQGNTLANPLYVTDKGELKQFDFFVANPPFSFKAWSNGLDPLNDRYGRFQDFGIPPQKNGDFAFLLHAIRSLKSNGKGAIILPHGVLFRGNAEAEIRKKLIQKGYIEGIIGLPANLFYGTGIPACILVINKEDAESRKDLFIVDASKGFEKDGNKNRLREQDIHKIVDVFTNRIEIPKYSRKVSLKEIAEKEYNLNIPRYIDSSEPEDIQNIEAHLQGGIPEMDVDALSPFWEVYKGLKETLFVPHARKGFYNLKCSKEEIKTKIYEHPEFVKFGNQIETTFTKWKKEQESLCHSIGKNTKPKEFIHSFSESLLSAFSKTPLVDAYDIYQHLMTYWLDTMQDDVYLLVDEGWKVGKETESLGKSKEFEGKLIPKSILLDVYFGKEKEAIETWESERDSLSLQLEELAEEHGGDEGLLSEAKTDKDTITPKLVQARLKQIQSDKEAKEEIELLNQYLSVANQVSDLNSKVKQGQADLQTKLQERYQSLKETEIKSLVVDSKWFAKLSEDVHSERNRISQNLTKRIKELAERYEQPLQDLEKTTKDLEAKVKNHLTKMGFGI
- a CDS encoding ATP-binding protein, yielding MQYYLTGIFGISGNGENIWIISLLGLQTYRLLSAPFFSKAVDAISLGITGFVSSATLDLNSSYNNFPSLIFLIHICTILSIILFFTGIYNAYSLKNEGFTKSKSITNRLIYFLSKPELIFSPLALYSIFGYYKSSENDTILLVSFWMLIIFFQPIENLILFLKYTFNIFKKDKEDLKVVGKLSRIDSPNIVRVILSAPIQWNSKHAKKTTLLDSNAGYILPLFYQNFNDKLIGTGIFFSDNFQEIVGEIPGYVYHSDNLPSPNEIIQKFIGSNVDGTLIGFIIEDSSIQEIKIEISSDSILEEGMILFCKISEKIVYYQIIEAKTKEEVFKENPYGSRVAKATQIGIEDNSGEYTWFPWLPEMNTPVFKFNYTKKAKKNNYFSLGNIPGTFKPVKFDFKSLAKFHTAILGITGMGKTEVVFDLIKEGLDKDTKIICFDLTGDYAQRLKSFKPSKIGLKDELPETTSQLLEDIETGEYSASKEKARFNQFFKECVSIVNKEVNHFLKSKVNLSIFELNDISNTRATLRITELYLSAIFQWAKKNRSKNKQILIVLEEAHTIAPEFNLYRNDRSDTDAVVGRISQIALQGRKYNVGLVVVSQRTALVSKTILSQCNTFITFKIIDKTSLEFLSQVYGQNQINLIPNLRPLHALVYGKGVKSDKPILISIPYVENKKTASEQMK
- a CDS encoding WG repeat-containing protein, coding for MRVLVCFLLMISLPLYIQAETKCPLKFETDYILEDGINIRRLTAGSTEIIFKYDSVSEFSEGLLRVKLNGKSGFVDESGKVVIDPQFEDANGFVGGLAPVRLNDKWGYIERTGKVVIEPQFGLNNSFWDDLAAIKEKNKWGFINKAGKIVIEPQFDKAFVFSEGLVGVEINGKWGFVDKTGKVVIKPQFDNTYGFKEGLARIEMNNKWGFIDTSGRIVVEPQFDFVFDFYNGLASVKLDYEWGAIDTTGKFIVKPQFSSSLYFQDGLAKIEVNGRYGYIDTSGKIAIKPTFEDSESFTEALAPVRLNKKWGYINKVGKIVIKEQFENVKRFEDGLAAVKINYKWGFINTSGRVVIEPIFDDVLGFKGGLIKVKMKDKWGFAKILNCI